In a single window of the Nocardiopsis composta genome:
- a CDS encoding HD-GYP domain-containing protein produces MYVGLVVLGALAVLAAGPYSGIEPVTLVLLAVLFVVAESISTMVDNGGGEGDRTGISPSSSAALAAVVLTGPVGAAVVGFCSVLVVLRRQNLVKRFFNGAQFALAGYAAGHAYLLLGGRMGIPDRDDFPWIVLPYTVAILVHTAVNGALIAGLLRCLGVLRLRRPGRMRWRPVVGLELASLGYAMLGLLIAAIWGLVGPFAVLLVLLPLFIARWAFDQYVAEQRAHDATLATLAQAVETKDYYTRGHCMRVSKASGMIAQELGLSAERVRNVRYAGMLHDIGKLGVPTKVLQKSGRLTEEEFAAIQLHPMRGYEIVREIGFLDEALAGIMHHHEKMNGRGYPMGLAGEDIPECARIVSVADVFDCITSTRSYRKARSVQEAIAELRRCAGEQFDPEMVEALVRAVERDGWDPPVDIEPPDDGADVAQQDHDDPSVPLRVAGEGER; encoded by the coding sequence TTGTACGTCGGCCTCGTCGTCCTGGGCGCCCTCGCGGTGCTGGCCGCCGGACCCTACTCCGGGATCGAACCGGTCACCCTGGTCCTCCTCGCGGTCCTGTTCGTGGTGGCCGAGTCGATCAGCACGATGGTCGACAACGGCGGCGGCGAGGGCGACCGGACCGGCATCTCGCCGAGCTCCTCGGCGGCGCTGGCCGCCGTCGTGCTCACCGGACCGGTCGGCGCCGCCGTGGTCGGGTTCTGCTCGGTCCTGGTGGTGCTGCGCCGGCAGAACCTGGTCAAGCGCTTCTTCAACGGCGCCCAGTTCGCCCTGGCCGGCTACGCGGCCGGCCACGCCTACCTGCTGCTGGGCGGGCGGATGGGGATCCCGGACCGGGATGACTTCCCGTGGATCGTGCTGCCCTACACGGTGGCGATCCTGGTGCACACCGCGGTCAACGGCGCGCTCATCGCCGGCCTGCTGCGCTGCCTGGGCGTGCTGCGGCTGCGCCGGCCGGGGCGGATGCGCTGGCGCCCGGTGGTCGGCCTGGAGCTGGCCTCGCTCGGCTACGCCATGCTCGGCCTGCTGATCGCCGCGATCTGGGGCCTGGTCGGGCCGTTCGCGGTACTGCTGGTGCTGCTGCCGCTGTTCATCGCGCGCTGGGCCTTCGACCAGTACGTCGCCGAGCAGCGCGCGCACGACGCCACCCTGGCCACCCTCGCCCAGGCGGTGGAGACCAAGGACTACTACACCCGCGGCCACTGCATGCGGGTCTCCAAGGCGTCCGGAATGATCGCCCAGGAGCTCGGCCTCAGCGCCGAGCGGGTGCGCAACGTCCGCTACGCCGGAATGCTGCACGACATCGGCAAGCTGGGGGTGCCCACCAAGGTGCTGCAGAAGTCGGGCCGGCTCACCGAGGAGGAGTTCGCCGCGATCCAGCTGCACCCGATGCGCGGATACGAGATCGTCCGCGAGATCGGCTTCCTGGACGAGGCGCTGGCCGGCATCATGCACCACCACGAGAAGATGAACGGCCGCGGCTACCCGATGGGCCTGGCCGGGGAGGACATCCCGGAGTGCGCCCGGATCGTCTCGGTCGCCGACGTCTTCGACTGCATCACCTCCACCCGCTCCTACCGCAAGGCCCGGTCGGTCCAGGAGGCCATCGCCGAGCTGCGCCGCTGCGCCGGCGAGCAGTTCGACCCGGAGATGGTGGAGGCGCTGGTCCGGGCGGTCGAGCGGGACGGCTGGGACCCGCCGGTCGACATCGAGCCGCCGGACGACGGCGCCGACGTCGCCCAGCAGGACCACGACGACCCGAGCGTCCCGCTGCGCGTCGCGGGGGAGGGCGAGCGGTGA
- a CDS encoding HD-GYP domain-containing protein, translating to MAQGARSPLRGRGEPTRIDPVRMWVIAAAVVCAVGALVWTLVEGFADTQVALAFGVLIAAGELVRITLPGRRETAPIASAGAIGYALLADIGGRPVHHSAEQVVAVVALGLALGELPHLAVGRGPRWSDLSRRLLMAVALAAAFRPFADLLSPAPRDWWLTLAVMVALVMAAWCVDAGLAALIRAERVGTRTSVALRDEVRAQFGIGMAIGATGILISLACTATGLVGLLVFIAPLLVTQVAFRRFADIRLTYLQTVRALSRVTEVGGYVESGHSRRVSELATAIGCELGMRESELRELEYAALMHDIGQLSLRDPIASGATVLAAPREQRRIAELGSAIIRETGVLDSVAELVRRQCEGCGGDGAAGPPPLGSRIIKVANAFDDLVGESVDPDRGEAVLERLRMDSGGEYDPEVVEAAARALRRARPRW from the coding sequence ATGGCCCAGGGGGCCCGCAGCCCGCTGCGCGGCCGCGGAGAGCCGACCCGCATCGACCCGGTCCGGATGTGGGTGATCGCCGCGGCGGTGGTCTGCGCGGTGGGCGCGCTGGTGTGGACGCTGGTCGAGGGGTTCGCCGACACCCAGGTGGCGCTGGCCTTCGGCGTGCTCATCGCCGCCGGGGAACTGGTCCGGATCACCCTGCCGGGCCGCCGGGAGACCGCGCCCATCGCGTCGGCCGGCGCGATCGGCTACGCGCTCCTCGCCGACATCGGCGGCCGCCCGGTGCACCACTCCGCCGAGCAGGTGGTGGCGGTGGTCGCGCTCGGCCTGGCCCTGGGCGAACTGCCGCACCTCGCGGTGGGGCGCGGCCCGAGGTGGAGCGACCTGTCCCGGCGGCTGCTGATGGCGGTGGCCCTGGCCGCGGCCTTCCGCCCCTTCGCCGACCTGCTCTCCCCGGCGCCCCGCGACTGGTGGCTGACGCTGGCGGTGATGGTCGCACTGGTCATGGCGGCCTGGTGCGTGGACGCCGGCCTGGCCGCGCTGATCCGCGCCGAGCGGGTGGGCACCCGGACCTCGGTGGCGCTCCGCGACGAGGTGCGGGCCCAGTTCGGCATCGGCATGGCGATCGGCGCCACCGGCATCCTCATCTCGCTCGCCTGCACCGCGACCGGCCTGGTCGGCCTGCTGGTGTTCATCGCGCCGCTGCTCGTCACCCAGGTGGCGTTCCGCCGGTTCGCCGACATCCGGCTGACCTACCTGCAGACCGTGCGCGCGCTGTCCCGGGTGACCGAGGTGGGCGGCTACGTGGAGTCCGGCCACTCCCGGCGGGTCTCCGAACTGGCCACCGCGATCGGCTGCGAGCTGGGCATGCGCGAGTCGGAGCTGCGCGAGCTGGAGTACGCGGCGCTGATGCACGACATCGGCCAGCTCTCGCTGCGCGACCCGATCGCCAGCGGCGCCACCGTGCTGGCCGCCCCCCGGGAGCAGCGCCGCATCGCGGAGCTGGGCTCGGCGATCATCCGGGAGACCGGGGTGCTGGACTCGGTGGCCGAGCTGGTCCGCCGGCAGTGCGAGGGGTGCGGGGGCGACGGCGCCGCCGGGCCCCCGCCGCTGGGCAGCAGGATCATCAAGGTGGCCAACGCCTTCGACGACCTGGTCGGAGAGTCGGTCGACCCGGACCGGGGCGAGGCGGTGCTGGAGCGGCTGCGGATGGACTCCGGCGGCGAGTACGACCCGGAGGTGGTCGAGGCGGCGGCGCGCGCCCTGCGCCGGGCCCGGCCGCGCTGGTAG
- a CDS encoding biotin/lipoyl-binding carrier protein: MTEIRAEMAASVYRVTAAPGDRVAAGATLFLLESMKMEIPVLTEEPGTVVGIGVAEGDVVHEGDLLAVVE; the protein is encoded by the coding sequence ATGACCGAGATCCGCGCCGAGATGGCCGCCAGCGTCTACCGGGTGACCGCCGCGCCGGGGGACCGGGTCGCGGCCGGAGCCACCCTGTTCCTGCTGGAGTCGATGAAGATGGAGATCCCGGTGCTCACCGAGGAGCCGGGCACCGTCGTCGGCATCGGCGTCGCCGAGGGCGACGTGGTGCACGAGGGGGACCTGCTCGCCGTCGTGGAGTAG
- a CDS encoding thioesterase family protein produces the protein MSDIEELRAGLTGEVRLEVGPADTAQALGSGDVPVLGTPRVLALAEEATVAALAGRLEPGRTTVGTSVSLRHLAASPVGARVQARAELREADGRRLVFAVEVEQEAARGGGRVVADGTVERVVVDRERFTASASG, from the coding sequence ATGAGCGACATCGAGGAACTGCGCGCCGGCCTCACCGGTGAGGTCCGGCTGGAGGTCGGCCCCGCCGACACCGCACAGGCGCTGGGCAGCGGCGACGTGCCGGTGCTCGGCACACCGCGGGTGCTCGCGCTGGCCGAGGAGGCGACGGTGGCGGCGCTGGCCGGCCGGCTGGAGCCCGGCCGCACCACGGTGGGCACCTCCGTCAGCCTCCGCCACCTCGCGGCCAGCCCGGTGGGCGCCCGCGTCCAGGCCCGCGCCGAGCTGCGCGAGGCCGACGGCCGCCGGCTGGTCTTCGCCGTCGAGGTGGAGCAGGAGGCCGCCCGCGGCGGCGGCCGGGTGGTCGCCGACGGCACCGTGGAACGGGTCGTGGTCGATCGGGAGCGCTTCACCGCCTCCGCCTCGGGCTGA
- a CDS encoding acetolactate synthase, whose product MDTPPFSGRIEGHGGAHAVAVARHHGADTMFTLSGGHVFPLYDAAVKPEPTMRLLDVRHEQTAVFAAEGVGKLTRRAGLAVVTAGPGVTNAVSGVATAHFNGSPMVLIGGRAPEARWGQGLLQELDQPPLLESVTKQARTARGTDAIAAAVDEAFSTANAAHRGPVFLDVPMDALYDQAAVELGAAAPERPAPDPGEVSAVARLVSEAERPVLVLGSDVWLDGAEAAALETAEELDIPVITNGQGRGLLPGGHRLLANRARGLALGRADLVVVVGTPLDFRLGHGLFGGKDGAPLAKVAHVADSPGQLTAHMVPAATAAGDLSAVLRGIGAEARPRPEAREWRSEVSAAAAAAAAADKEVLADGSDPIHPARIYGELNKVLAEDAVVIGDGGDFVSYAGKYIEPQRPGNWLDPGPFGCLGTGMGYSIAARLSRPSSQVVTLLGDGAAGFSLMDVDTLVRHRLPVVMVCGNNGVWGLEKAPMQMIYGYDVAAELTPQTRYDEVVRALGGGGELVTDPDGIGPALRRAFDSGVPYMVNVATDPDNVYPRKTMGV is encoded by the coding sequence ATGGACACGCCCCCCTTCTCCGGGCGGATCGAGGGCCACGGCGGCGCGCACGCGGTGGCCGTCGCCCGGCACCACGGCGCCGACACGATGTTCACGCTGAGCGGCGGGCACGTGTTCCCGCTGTACGACGCGGCGGTCAAACCGGAGCCGACCATGCGGCTGCTGGACGTCCGGCACGAGCAGACCGCGGTCTTCGCCGCCGAGGGCGTCGGCAAGCTGACCCGGCGGGCCGGGCTGGCCGTGGTGACCGCCGGCCCCGGCGTGACCAACGCGGTCAGCGGGGTGGCCACCGCGCACTTCAACGGCTCCCCGATGGTGCTGATCGGCGGGCGGGCCCCCGAGGCCCGCTGGGGCCAGGGGCTGCTCCAGGAACTCGACCAGCCGCCGCTGCTGGAGTCGGTCACCAAGCAGGCCCGGACCGCCCGCGGCACCGACGCCATCGCCGCCGCGGTGGACGAGGCGTTCAGCACCGCCAACGCGGCGCACCGCGGCCCCGTCTTCCTCGACGTCCCGATGGACGCCCTCTACGACCAGGCCGCGGTGGAGCTGGGCGCGGCCGCCCCCGAGCGCCCCGCCCCCGACCCCGGGGAGGTCTCCGCCGTCGCCCGGCTGGTCTCCGAGGCCGAGCGCCCGGTGCTGGTGCTCGGCTCCGACGTGTGGCTGGACGGCGCGGAGGCCGCCGCGCTGGAGACCGCCGAGGAACTGGACATCCCGGTGATCACCAACGGGCAGGGCCGCGGGCTGCTGCCGGGCGGGCACCGGCTGCTGGCCAACCGGGCCCGCGGTCTGGCGCTGGGCCGCGCCGACCTGGTGGTGGTCGTCGGCACCCCGCTGGACTTCCGGCTCGGCCACGGCCTGTTCGGCGGCAAGGACGGCGCGCCCCTGGCCAAGGTCGCGCACGTCGCCGACTCCCCCGGCCAGCTGACCGCGCACATGGTCCCGGCCGCCACCGCCGCCGGCGACCTCTCCGCGGTGCTGCGCGGCATCGGCGCCGAGGCCCGGCCGCGCCCGGAGGCCCGGGAGTGGCGCTCCGAGGTCTCCGCGGCCGCGGCGGCCGCCGCGGCCGCCGACAAGGAGGTGCTGGCCGACGGCTCCGACCCGATCCACCCGGCGCGCATCTACGGCGAGCTGAACAAGGTGCTCGCCGAGGACGCCGTGGTCATCGGGGACGGCGGCGACTTCGTGTCCTACGCGGGCAAGTACATCGAGCCGCAGCGCCCGGGCAACTGGCTGGACCCCGGGCCGTTCGGCTGCCTGGGCACCGGGATGGGCTACTCGATCGCCGCCCGGCTGTCCCGCCCCTCCTCCCAGGTGGTGACCCTGCTCGGGGACGGCGCCGCGGGGTTCTCCCTGATGGACGTGGACACGCTGGTCCGGCACCGGCTGCCGGTGGTCATGGTCTGCGGCAACAACGGCGTCTGGGGCCTGGAGAAGGCGCCGATGCAGATGATCTACGGCTACGACGTGGCCGCCGAGCTCACCCCGCAGACCCGCTACGACGAGGTGGTCCGCGCCCTGGGCGGCGGCGGTGAACTGGTGACCGACCCGGACGGGATCGGCCCGGCCCTGCGGCGCGCCTTCGACTCCGGGGTCCCCTACATGGTCAACGTGGCCACCGACCCGGACAACGTCTACCCGCGCAAGACCATGGGCGTCTGA
- a CDS encoding GntR family transcriptional regulator — protein MTGQRTVREDPRVPKYYQVKKQLLELIETMSAGEPVPPERTLAAEFGTSRTTVRQALTEMVVEGRLLRIQGKGTFVAQPKVAQVLQLQSYTQEMRAHGLHPATRILDVSYINADDQLAELLAIRSGGRVLRIERLRLANGEPMAVETAHLAARRFPGLRRQLDRYASLYEALASAYEVRLAEAEATIETVLATPDEARLLGVDVGLPLVLHCQHSFDADGHPVEWVRSLYRGDRYKFVTRLRPPDRD, from the coding sequence GTGACGGGTCAGCGAACGGTCCGCGAGGATCCCCGGGTCCCCAAGTACTACCAGGTCAAAAAGCAGCTCCTGGAGCTGATCGAGACCATGTCCGCGGGCGAGCCCGTTCCTCCCGAGCGCACCCTCGCCGCGGAGTTCGGCACCTCCCGGACCACCGTCCGCCAGGCCCTCACCGAGATGGTCGTGGAGGGCCGGCTGCTGCGCATCCAGGGCAAGGGCACCTTCGTCGCCCAGCCCAAGGTCGCCCAGGTGCTGCAGCTGCAGAGCTACACCCAGGAGATGCGCGCGCACGGCCTGCACCCGGCCACCCGGATCCTGGACGTCAGCTACATCAACGCCGACGACCAGCTGGCCGAGCTGCTGGCGATCCGCTCCGGCGGCCGGGTGCTGCGCATCGAGCGGCTCCGGCTGGCCAACGGCGAGCCGATGGCGGTGGAGACCGCGCACCTGGCCGCCCGCCGGTTCCCCGGGCTCCGCCGCCAGTTGGACCGGTACGCCTCGCTGTACGAGGCGCTGGCCAGCGCCTACGAGGTCCGGCTGGCCGAGGCCGAGGCGACCATAGAGACGGTGCTGGCCACCCCGGACGAGGCTCGGCTGCTCGGCGTCGACGTCGGCCTGCCGCTGGTGCTGCACTGCCAGCACAGCTTCGACGCCGACGGGCACCCGGTGGAGTGGGTCCGCTCGCTGTACCGGGGCGACCGGTACAAGTTCGTCACCCGGCTGCGCCCGCCGGACCGGGACTGA
- a CDS encoding sensor histidine kinase — translation MPHLSDLIRRYTALNTADLEWLHSLVSDWQLLADLSFADLVLWVRMRDDTGWVAVAQMRPTTGPTAFQDDLVETVLSAETARAAEESERTRLTARLELIDGAWAEGRIRREGDPDWSGGVPVREEAIPVRREGKLIGVIQRSTNLSSARTPSRLELTYLQSASDLAQMIAEGHFPFSNQEPLMVRSPRVGDGLLRLDQSGDVVYASPNALSAYRRLGLTADLYGASLARTTLSLASAGDARDESLTWTAGGRAPREAEVEARGSTVQLRAIPLVNDGVRVGALVMVRDVTELRRRERELMTKDATIREIHHRVKNNLQTVAALLRLQARRLDNKEGRAALDEAVRRVGSIAIVHEMLSHTPDEIVDFDDIADRVIEMAAEVSSTGAPVTPRRVGHFGLLSALVATPLSMVLTELVQNAVEHGLDYGPGSIEVGVRREAPPPGAEERSGTLHIKVTDDGGGLPPGFDFESTNSLGLQIVRTLVVGELGGRLEIKPRDEGGTAVAIELPVDRDAQES, via the coding sequence GTGCCTCACCTCAGCGACCTGATCCGACGCTATACCGCGCTCAACACCGCGGACCTGGAGTGGCTCCACTCGCTGGTCTCCGACTGGCAGCTGCTGGCCGACCTCTCCTTCGCCGACCTCGTGCTGTGGGTGCGGATGCGCGACGACACCGGCTGGGTCGCCGTCGCCCAGATGCGCCCCACCACCGGGCCCACCGCATTCCAGGACGACCTGGTGGAGACGGTGCTCTCCGCGGAGACGGCGCGCGCCGCGGAGGAGTCCGAGCGCACCCGGCTCACCGCGCGCCTGGAGCTGATCGACGGCGCCTGGGCGGAGGGCCGCATCCGCAGGGAGGGCGACCCCGACTGGTCCGGCGGGGTGCCGGTGCGCGAGGAGGCCATCCCGGTCCGCCGGGAGGGCAAGCTCATCGGGGTGATCCAGCGCAGCACCAACCTGAGCTCCGCGCGCACCCCCAGCCGGCTCGAACTCACCTACCTGCAGAGCGCCAGCGACCTCGCGCAGATGATCGCCGAAGGGCACTTCCCGTTCAGCAACCAGGAGCCGCTCATGGTCCGCTCGCCGCGGGTCGGCGACGGGCTGCTCCGCCTGGACCAGAGCGGCGACGTGGTCTACGCCAGCCCCAACGCGCTGTCGGCCTACCGCAGGCTGGGGCTGACCGCCGACCTGTACGGCGCCAGCCTGGCCCGCACCACGCTCAGCCTGGCCTCCGCCGGCGACGCCCGGGACGAGTCGCTGACCTGGACCGCGGGCGGCCGCGCCCCGCGCGAGGCGGAGGTGGAGGCGCGCGGCTCCACCGTGCAGCTGCGCGCCATCCCGCTGGTCAACGACGGGGTCCGGGTCGGCGCACTGGTCATGGTCCGCGACGTCACCGAGCTGCGCCGCCGCGAGCGCGAGCTGATGACCAAGGACGCCACCATCCGGGAGATCCACCACCGGGTCAAGAACAACCTGCAGACCGTGGCGGCGCTGCTCCGGCTGCAGGCCCGCCGGCTGGACAACAAGGAGGGGCGGGCCGCGCTGGACGAGGCGGTGCGCCGGGTCGGCTCGATCGCGATCGTGCACGAGATGCTCTCGCACACCCCCGACGAGATCGTCGACTTCGACGACATCGCCGACCGGGTGATCGAGATGGCCGCGGAGGTCTCCAGCACCGGGGCCCCGGTCACCCCGCGCCGGGTCGGCCACTTCGGCCTGCTCTCCGCGCTGGTCGCCACCCCGCTGTCGATGGTCCTCACCGAGCTGGTGCAGAACGCGGTGGAGCACGGCCTGGACTACGGGCCCGGCTCGATCGAGGTCGGGGTGCGCCGGGAGGCCCCGCCGCCGGGCGCCGAGGAGCGCTCCGGGACGCTGCACATCAAGGTGACCGACGACGGCGGCGGCCTGCCGCCCGGATTCGACTTCGAGAGCACCAACAGCCTGGGCCTGCAGATCGTGCGGACGCTGGTGGTCGGCGAGCTCGGCGGCCGGCTGGAGATCAAGCCGCGCGACGAGGGCGGCACGGCGGTCGCCATCGAGCTGCCGGTGGACCGGGACGCCCAGGAGAGCTGA
- a CDS encoding WhiB family transcriptional regulator gives MDWRHHAACRDEDPELFFPIGDSGPALMQIEEAKEVCAGCPVSSACLRWALETGQDGGVWGGMSEQERRALRRRRNAGSRPVVRTAV, from the coding sequence ATGGACTGGCGCCACCACGCCGCCTGCCGTGACGAAGACCCCGAGCTGTTCTTCCCCATCGGTGACTCGGGCCCCGCACTCATGCAGATCGAGGAGGCCAAAGAGGTCTGCGCCGGCTGCCCGGTGTCCAGTGCCTGTCTGCGCTGGGCTCTGGAGACCGGACAGGACGGCGGCGTGTGGGGCGGCATGAGCGAGCAGGAGCGCCGCGCGCTGCGCCGCCGCCGCAACGCCGGTTCCCGCCCCGTGGTGCGCACCGCCGTCTGA
- a CDS encoding diacylglycerol/lipid kinase family protein translates to MRALFIVNPQATTTTPRSRDVIVGAIARDVELHVAQTEYRDHARELARDAAGEGFDTVISLGGDGTVNEVVNGLLRTPEELPRPSYAAIPGGSANVFVRALGMPADPVEATGAVLEALRSGASRTVGLGRISGPSDDRYFTFCAGFGWDAEVVQEVERLRRRGRRASPALYINVALRMFMSGRIKNPSLRLEAPGHDPVSGLHFALVTNTTPWTYAGSVPVQPTPRSRFSLGLDVFGMTTMSTPATAVLLRRMLSHQGVPPEGRGYISRHDMSSLTISAKRPRAFQIDGEYLGERNRIDFHSVPKALRIIV, encoded by the coding sequence GTGCGCGCGCTCTTCATCGTCAACCCCCAGGCGACCACCACCACGCCCCGCTCCCGCGACGTCATCGTCGGCGCCATCGCGCGCGACGTGGAGCTGCACGTCGCGCAGACGGAGTACCGGGACCACGCCCGGGAGCTGGCCCGCGACGCCGCCGGCGAGGGCTTCGACACGGTGATCAGCCTGGGCGGGGACGGCACGGTCAACGAGGTGGTCAACGGGCTGCTGCGCACCCCCGAGGAGCTGCCCCGGCCGAGTTACGCGGCGATCCCCGGGGGCAGCGCCAACGTCTTCGTGCGCGCCCTGGGCATGCCGGCCGACCCGGTCGAGGCGACCGGCGCGGTGCTGGAGGCGCTCCGCTCGGGGGCGAGCCGGACGGTCGGTCTGGGCCGCATCTCCGGCCCGTCCGACGACCGGTACTTCACCTTCTGCGCCGGGTTCGGCTGGGACGCCGAGGTGGTCCAGGAGGTGGAGCGGCTGCGCCGGCGCGGCCGGCGCGCCTCCCCCGCGCTCTACATCAACGTGGCGCTGCGGATGTTCATGTCGGGGCGGATCAAGAACCCTTCCCTGAGGCTGGAGGCGCCCGGCCACGACCCGGTCTCCGGGCTGCACTTCGCGCTGGTCACCAACACCACGCCGTGGACGTACGCGGGCTCGGTTCCGGTGCAGCCCACCCCGCGGTCGCGGTTCTCGCTGGGGCTGGACGTGTTCGGGATGACCACCATGAGCACCCCCGCCACCGCGGTGCTGCTCCGCCGGATGCTCTCGCACCAGGGGGTGCCGCCGGAGGGGCGCGGCTACATCAGCCGGCACGACATGTCCTCGCTGACCATCTCCGCGAAGCGCCCGCGCGCCTTCCAGATCGACGGGGAGTATCTCGGCGAGCGGAATCGGATCGATTTCCACTCCGTACCGAAGGCGTTACGAATCATCGTCTGA
- a CDS encoding RNA polymerase sigma factor SigF, which produces MFERLSELPEDSSERQRIRDELVELHLPLVEYLARRFRNRGEWLDDLTQVATIGLIKSIDRFDLERGVEFSTYATPTIVGEIKRHFRDKGWAVRVPRRLQELKLSLTKAVSDLSQREGRAPTVHELAEHLGMTEEEVLEGLESANAYSTVSLDAPDSGDEDAPAVADSLGIVDDSLEGVEYRESLKPLLEQLPPREKRILLLRFFGNMTQSQIAQELGISQMHVSRLLARTLAQLRQALTTDD; this is translated from the coding sequence TTGTTCGAGCGCCTGAGCGAGCTTCCCGAGGACTCTTCGGAGCGCCAGCGCATCCGCGACGAGCTCGTGGAACTGCATCTGCCTCTGGTCGAGTACCTCGCGCGCCGCTTCCGCAACCGCGGTGAATGGCTCGACGACCTCACCCAGGTCGCCACGATCGGTCTGATCAAGTCGATCGACCGGTTCGACCTGGAGCGCGGTGTCGAGTTCTCCACCTACGCCACACCCACCATCGTGGGCGAGATCAAACGGCACTTCCGCGACAAGGGGTGGGCGGTGCGGGTGCCGCGCCGCCTCCAGGAGCTGAAGCTGTCCCTGACCAAGGCGGTCAGCGACCTCTCCCAGCGCGAGGGGCGCGCGCCCACCGTGCACGAGCTCGCCGAGCACCTGGGGATGACCGAGGAGGAGGTGCTCGAGGGGCTGGAGTCGGCCAACGCCTACTCCACGGTCTCCCTGGACGCACCGGACAGCGGGGACGAGGACGCCCCCGCGGTCGCCGACTCGCTGGGCATCGTCGACGACTCGCTGGAGGGCGTGGAGTACCGCGAATCGCTCAAGCCGCTGCTGGAGCAGCTGCCGCCGCGGGAGAAGCGGATCCTGCTGCTCCGCTTCTTCGGCAACATGACGCAGTCGCAGATCGCCCAGGAGCTGGGCATCTCGCAGATGCACGTCTCCCGGCTGCTGGCCCGCACCCTGGCGCAGCTGCGCCAGGCGCTGACCACCGACGACTGA
- a CDS encoding anti-sigma factor: MTEETAAPVSGATDVRDAVTVRMPADSAYLSVLRTATAGLAARLDFTLDEIEDLRIGVDEACAMLLAQALPGTDLTTEFELTGDGMRISVSVLTSDGRLPARDTFAWTVLSALAGEVDTSTGPDDRVFIVLHKRRGTVETA, translated from the coding sequence GTGACCGAAGAAACCGCCGCGCCCGTCTCGGGCGCCACGGACGTACGCGACGCTGTCACGGTCAGGATGCCGGCCGACAGCGCCTACCTCTCCGTGCTGCGCACCGCGACGGCCGGGCTGGCCGCGCGCCTGGACTTCACCCTCGACGAGATCGAGGACCTGCGCATCGGGGTCGACGAGGCCTGCGCGATGCTGCTCGCCCAGGCACTGCCCGGCACGGACCTGACCACCGAGTTCGAACTGACCGGGGACGGCATGCGGATATCGGTGTCGGTACTGACCTCAGACGGTCGGCTTCCGGCCCGCGACACCTTCGCCTGGACGGTGCTGTCCGCCCTGGCCGGGGAGGTCGACACCAGCACCGGCCCCGACGACCGCGTCTTCATCGTCCTGCACAAACGGCGTGGCACGGTGGAGACGGCGTGA
- a CDS encoding GNAT family N-acetyltransferase, with the protein MIRPARPDDVPAVLRLIRDLAVYEREPDAVQTTEEDLAQALFGENPAVFAHIAEDAGEPVGFALWFVNFSTWTGRHGIYLEDLFVRPEMRGRGYGRALLTELARICVQRGYRRLEWSVLDWNEPSIEFYRSLGAVPMDEWTVYRLHGKALDDLGSAG; encoded by the coding sequence GTGATCCGCCCCGCACGCCCGGACGACGTCCCCGCCGTCCTGCGGCTCATCCGCGACCTGGCCGTCTACGAGCGCGAGCCGGACGCGGTGCAGACCACCGAGGAGGACCTGGCGCAGGCCCTGTTCGGCGAGAACCCGGCGGTCTTCGCGCACATCGCCGAGGACGCCGGCGAGCCGGTCGGGTTCGCCCTGTGGTTCGTCAACTTCTCCACCTGGACCGGCCGGCACGGCATCTACCTGGAGGACCTCTTCGTCCGCCCGGAGATGCGCGGCCGCGGGTACGGCAGGGCCCTGCTCACCGAGCTGGCCCGGATCTGCGTGCAGCGGGGCTACCGCCGGCTGGAGTGGTCGGTGCTGGACTGGAACGAGCCCTCGATCGAGTTCTACCGGTCGCTGGGGGCCGTTCCGATGGACGAGTGGACGGTATACCGGCTGCACGGCAAGGCCCTGGACGACCTGGGGTCGGCCGGGTGA